Proteins from a genomic interval of Cottoperca gobio chromosome 8, fCotGob3.1, whole genome shotgun sequence:
- the gcgra gene encoding glucagon receptor, whose product MSRLFLLLAMLIVSCSIEVSPAATLDKLKESWKLYREECEHNNSQDPPSTGLVCNRKFDNYACWPDGLPNTTVSVSCPWYLPWHHKVQHGMLYQECDANGQWVTTKNTSECDSNDQSQQYYGHIRIMYTVGYSLSLVALVLALGILIFFRKLHCMRNNIHMNLFASFILRALSILIKDALLDANITLQDLSSDQEQGFPQASMPPVELLVNNETAVSCRIAMVMMQYSIMANSYWLLVEGIYLHNLLVITVFTERNYFKIYLCIGWGTPLIFLVPWVIAKYLYENQECWGQNINMNYWWIIRSPILLAVVINFLIFIHIIKILVSKLRAHQMRYTDYKFRLAKSTLTLIPLLGIHQVVFIFVTDESTKATIGLRLTKLFSDLFFSSFQGLLVAILYCFVNKEVQSEILKKWKRWKLGRNIEEEYRHTYSNTPNTKTASLLNHVSRLPHLPDIAKTSSPVCSPEETHMLVAGCHNGIAGQCASPLHEGTISNCSLLEDISLTDKVQCYEVQRENVESQL is encoded by the exons GCCTTGTGTGCAACAGGAAATTTGACAATTACGCCTGTTGGCCTGATGGACTCCCCAACACCACTGTCAGTGTGTCGTGTCCTTGGTACCTGCCGTGGCACCATAAAG ttcaGCACGGCATGCTGTATCAGGAATGTGATGCAAACGGCCAGTGGGTGACTACAAAGAATACCAGCGAGTGTGACTCTAATGATCAAAGTCAG CAGTACTATGGCCATATTCGGATCATGTACACAGTGGGCTATTCTTTATCACTGGTGGCTTTGGTGTTGGCGCTTGGCATCCTCATATTCTTCAG GAAACTGCACTGCATGAGgaacaacatccacatgaatctGTTTGCCTCCTTCATCCTACGAGCGCTATCTATCCTCATCAAAGACGCTCTGTTGGACGCCAACATCACATTGCAGGACCTCAGCAGTGACCAGGAGCAGGGATTCCCGCAGGCATCTATGCCTCCAGTGGAGCTGCTGGTCAACAATGAG ACAGCGGTCAGCTGTCGCATCGCCATGGTGATGATGCAGTATAGTATCATGGCCAACAGCTACTGGCTGCTGGTGGAAGGCATCTACCTCCACAACCTGCTGGTCATCACTGTGTTTACAGAGAGGAACTACTTCAAAATTTACCTTTGCATTGGCTGGG GTACCCCGCTAATATTCCTCGTGCCCTGGGTGATAGCTAAATACCTATATGAAAATCAAGA gtgCTGGGGgcaaaatataaacatgaattATTGGTGGATCATCCGTTCCCCGATACTGCTAGCAGTTGTG ATCAACTTCCTTATCTTTATCCATATTATCAAAATTCTTGTATCAAAACTTCGAGCACACCAAATGAGATACACAGATTATAAATTCAG GTTGGCTAAGTCGACCCTAACCCTGATCCCTCTGCTGGGCATCCATCAGGTGGTCTTTATCTTTGTCACAGACGAGTCCACCAAGGCCACCATCGGACTGCGTCTCACCAAGCTCTTCAGCgacctcttcttctcctccttccag GGTCTCTTGGTGGCCATCTTGTACTGCTTTGTCAACAAAGAA GTGCAATCAGAGATCTTGAAGAAGTGGAAGCGCTGGAAGCTTGGGAGGAACATCGAGGAGGAATACCGCCACACCTACAGCAATACCCCCAACACGAAGACAGCGAGCCTGTTAAACCACGTCTCTCGACTGCCTCATCTCCCAGACATCGCCAAAACCTCTTCCCCGGTCTGCAGCCCTGAGGAGACGCACATGCTTGTGGCTGGATGCCACAACGGTATTGCAGGCCAGTGCGCCTCCCCACTTCACGAGGGAACCATCAGCAACTGCAGCCTACTGGAGGACATCAGCCTTACTGACAAGGTGCAGTGTTACGAGGTTCAGAGAGAGAACGTGGAGAGCCAACTGTGA